From the genome of Ignavibacteriales bacterium, one region includes:
- the rfbB gene encoding dTDP-glucose 4,6-dehydratase: MKNILVTGGAGFIGSNFINYILKSRDDYFIVNLDKLTYAGNLENLKEIESDKNYTFIKGDITNSELVNYIFEKYKIKYVINFAAESHVDRSISGSEIFFRTNVIGTNVLLEAARRFEVERFLQISTDEVYGSLGSTGLFTEHTPITPNSPYSASKAASDMMVQAFHHTYGLPIVITRCSNNYGPLQFPEKLIPLIILNALQNKKLPVYGDGMNVRDWIYVIDHNKAVELVFENGKLGEVYNIGASNEMPNLEIIKLILENLKKGEELIEFVKDRPGHDKRYAIDSTKIQTELGWKPEFKFDSAIQHTIEWYLKNKNWWERIISGEYQKYYNLQYTNRI; encoded by the coding sequence ATGAAAAATATATTAGTAACAGGCGGCGCAGGATTTATCGGTAGTAATTTTATCAATTACATTTTAAAATCAAGAGATGATTATTTTATTGTAAATCTTGATAAACTGACTTATGCAGGCAATCTTGAAAACTTAAAAGAAATTGAGTCAGATAAGAATTATACCTTTATTAAAGGAGATATAACAAACTCCGAGTTAGTTAATTACATTTTTGAAAAGTATAAAATAAAATATGTGATAAACTTTGCTGCGGAATCTCATGTAGATAGAAGTATTTCAGGATCGGAAATATTTTTCAGAACAAATGTAATAGGCACAAATGTTTTATTAGAAGCGGCACGAAGATTTGAAGTTGAAAGATTTTTACAAATCTCAACTGATGAAGTTTATGGCAGCTTAGGCTCAACAGGATTGTTCACAGAACACACTCCAATAACACCAAACAGCCCGTATTCAGCCAGTAAAGCTGCTTCGGATATGATGGTTCAGGCTTTTCATCATACTTATGGATTGCCAATTGTAATAACAAGGTGCTCAAATAATTATGGCCCGCTTCAGTTTCCTGAAAAACTTATTCCATTAATTATTTTGAATGCTTTGCAAAATAAAAAGCTTCCGGTATACGGTGATGGAATGAACGTGCGTGATTGGATTTATGTAATTGATCATAACAAAGCTGTAGAATTAGTTTTTGAAAATGGAAAACTCGGCGAAGTTTATAACATAGGCGCTAGTAACGAAATGCCTAACTTAGAAATCATAAAACTGATTTTGGAAAATCTAAAAAAAGGTGAGGAGTTAATTGAATTTGTTAAAGATAGACCTGGACATGATAAACGTTATGCAATCGATTCAACAAAAATTCAAACCGAGTTGGGATGGAAACCAGAATTTAAATTTGATTCTGCAATACAGCATACAATAGAATGGTATCTAAAAAATAAAAACTGGTGGGAACGCATTATCTCTGGTGAATATCAAAAATATTACAATCTTCAGTACACAAATAGAATCTAA
- a CDS encoding NAD(P)-dependent oxidoreductase: MKILITGGSGLLGQYLNVVLSQKHEILTLFNLNLGNCGKFKSQKIDLLNDKKLQSIFTKCQPDVVIHTAAISHPILPISISSKNVYDINVGATENIAQLCDKFRSKLIYTSTDLVYAGYRGSMLKEDAKLNPVSLYAETKLMGEIKIQETFDNYLILRTALLFGLGLNHSKNHFHQMFMDLKQGKRVKLFADQFRTPISLKESARIINELVSKDIKSEIINFGGIERVSRYEFGEKLCEVTSFDKNLLVKIKMDDVPSLPKVKDVSINTVKLQAFGIKQKSIEEMILEIV; encoded by the coding sequence ATGAAAATATTAATTACAGGCGGAAGTGGATTACTTGGGCAATATTTAAATGTTGTACTATCGCAAAAGCACGAAATTTTAACTTTATTCAATTTAAATTTGGGCAACTGCGGAAAATTTAAATCGCAAAAAATAGATTTACTTAATGACAAAAAACTCCAATCTATTTTTACTAAGTGTCAACCCGATGTTGTGATTCACACTGCAGCAATTTCTCATCCAATCTTACCTATTAGTATTTCTTCAAAAAATGTTTATGATATTAATGTGGGAGCAACAGAAAACATTGCACAACTCTGCGATAAGTTTAGATCAAAACTCATTTATACCTCTACTGATTTAGTTTATGCAGGTTATCGAGGATCGATGTTGAAGGAAGATGCGAAACTAAATCCAGTTTCTCTTTATGCTGAAACAAAATTAATGGGTGAAATTAAAATTCAGGAAACGTTTGATAACTATTTAATTCTTAGAACAGCATTATTATTTGGGCTTGGATTAAATCATTCCAAAAATCATTTCCATCAAATGTTTATGGATTTGAAACAAGGTAAGCGAGTAAAACTTTTTGCAGATCAATTTAGAACGCCAATTTCACTAAAAGAATCTGCAAGAATAATTAATGAACTTGTGAGTAAAGATATTAAATCAGAAATAATAAACTTTGGTGGAATTGAAAGGGTTTCGCGATATGAGTTTGGCGAAAAATTATGTGAAGTAACAAGCTTTGATAAAAATTTATTAGTAAAAATTAAAATGGATGACGTTCCAAGTTTACCAAAAGTAAAAGATGTCTCTATAAATACAGTTAAACTTCAAGCTTTCGGGATCAAACAAAAAAGTATTGAAGAAATGATTTTAGAGATAGTATAA
- a CDS encoding DUF1460 domain-containing protein, with translation MIITIFIIALFLSPSNIKSQVFSEKDVKVCNSKFLLAVDKSLSDKPINEVVIEIGKSFLETEYVAHTLEKEGDERLVINLTGLDCTTFLENALTLSRCIKKNKTSFEDYQNELTFVRYRDGKIDKYPSRLHYFSDWIVNNQQKGIVKDITKEIGGKKINFAVDFMSQNPKYYKQLKENPEFIPIVKKQEVEINSRQYYYIPQNEIEKVELDIQTGDLIALTTSDKGLDIGHVGIAIKLDDGRIYFMHAPLVGSKVQITEKPLSDYVKKIKKHTGIIVLRVLEP, from the coding sequence ATGATTATAACCATTTTTATAATCGCCCTTTTTCTTTCCCCATCAAATATCAAATCACAAGTCTTTTCAGAAAAAGATGTAAAAGTTTGCAATTCAAAATTTTTACTTGCTGTTGATAAATCTTTAAGCGATAAACCAATTAACGAAGTTGTAATTGAAATCGGAAAAAGTTTTTTAGAGACTGAATATGTTGCCCACACTCTTGAAAAAGAAGGCGATGAGAGGCTTGTTATAAATTTAACCGGTCTTGATTGTACAACATTTTTAGAAAACGCTTTAACCCTTTCAAGGTGTATTAAGAAAAACAAGACATCTTTTGAAGATTATCAAAATGAATTGACATTTGTTAGATATCGTGATGGAAAAATTGATAAATATCCTTCACGATTGCATTACTTTTCAGATTGGATTGTTAACAATCAACAAAAAGGAATTGTTAAAGACATAACAAAAGAAATTGGTGGAAAGAAAATTAATTTTGCTGTGGATTTTATGTCTCAAAATCCAAAATATTACAAACAGTTAAAAGAAAACCCTGAGTTTATTCCGATAGTTAAAAAACAAGAAGTAGAAATTAATTCTCGCCAATATTATTACATTCCACAAAATGAAATTGAAAAAGTTGAATTAGATATTCAAACGGGGGATTTAATTGCTTTAACAACAAGTGATAAAGGATTAGATATCGGACACGTTGGAATAGCAATTAAATTGGATGACGGAAGAATCTATTTTATGCACGCCCCATTGGTTGGAAGTAAGGTCCAGATTACTGAAAAACCATTAAGTGACTATGTAAAGAAAATTAAAAAGCATACGGGAATTATTGTTCTTAGAGTGTTAGAACCGTAA
- the dnaB gene encoding replicative DNA helicase, with translation MAKTSKTYNETKQIIPASVQPPSAPEIEAAVLGAMLIEKEAVPKAIEMLTKESFYLHQHQMIFEAMISLFESNEPIDTVTLYEELKKRNQVEEVGGAVYLSKLSQNISSAANVEFHAKIIIEKQILRGLISSSHQIAQAAYEGNLDAFEILDDAERKIFEITESHLQRSFQGMDRAVRDALEYIEAIHSQKDRKFSVPTGFYELDELLGGFQKSDLIIVAARPSMGKTAFALTLARNAAIDHGVPIGIFSLEMATMQLIIRMLCAEGRLNAHLVRTGKLPSEEGVKLSKNAHKLINAPLYVDDSPSQTVLEIRAKARRLKAEKNIGMIIIDYLQLMQGPPKAESREREISHISRSLKALAKELNIPVIALAQLNRAVEARTDKRPQLSDLRESGSIEQDADVVIFLNRPEYYGIDKDENGQSNEGVAEIIIGKQRNGPTGTVKLAFIKDYARFENLAHARQIEEYSSTPVNEDII, from the coding sequence ATGGCAAAAACAAGCAAAACATATAACGAAACAAAACAGATAATCCCTGCCAGCGTACAACCGCCATCAGCGCCCGAAATAGAAGCCGCAGTTCTTGGTGCAATGCTCATCGAAAAAGAAGCTGTGCCCAAAGCAATTGAAATGCTTACAAAGGAAAGCTTTTATCTTCATCAGCATCAAATGATTTTTGAAGCAATGATTTCTTTATTTGAATCAAATGAGCCGATTGATACAGTAACGCTTTACGAAGAGTTAAAAAAACGGAATCAAGTTGAAGAAGTTGGCGGCGCAGTTTACTTAAGTAAGTTATCGCAAAATATTTCTTCCGCTGCTAATGTTGAATTCCACGCAAAGATCATTATAGAAAAACAAATCTTACGCGGATTGATTTCCTCATCACACCAAATTGCCCAGGCTGCCTATGAAGGTAATCTTGATGCATTTGAAATTTTGGATGATGCAGAAAGAAAAATATTTGAAATAACAGAATCACATCTTCAAAGATCTTTTCAAGGAATGGATCGTGCGGTGCGTGATGCTCTTGAATATATTGAAGCAATACACTCGCAGAAAGATAGAAAGTTTTCAGTTCCAACAGGATTTTATGAACTTGACGAGCTTCTTGGTGGATTCCAGAAATCTGATTTGATAATTGTTGCTGCTAGGCCTTCTATGGGAAAAACTGCATTCGCATTAACACTTGCACGCAACGCTGCAATTGATCACGGTGTTCCGATTGGAATATTTAGTCTTGAAATGGCAACGATGCAATTAATTATCCGTATGCTTTGTGCAGAAGGAAGATTGAATGCACATCTTGTAAGAACAGGAAAATTACCAAGTGAGGAGGGTGTTAAGCTTAGTAAGAATGCACACAAATTAATTAATGCGCCATTGTATGTTGATGATTCTCCATCACAAACAGTTTTGGAAATTCGTGCTAAAGCAAGACGATTGAAAGCAGAAAAAAATATTGGAATGATAATAATAGATTATCTCCAGTTGATGCAAGGTCCGCCAAAAGCTGAAAGTCGCGAAAGAGAAATTTCACATATCTCACGATCACTAAAAGCATTAGCAAAGGAATTAAACATTCCTGTAATTGCACTTGCACAGCTTAATCGTGCTGTTGAAGCAAGAACAGATAAACGCCCGCAGCTTTCAGATTTGCGTGAATCCGGTTCTATTGAACAAGATGCGGATGTTGTGATATTTTTAAATCGTCCTGAGTATTATGGGATTGATAAAGATGAAAACGGTCAGTCTAACGAAGGCGTAGCGGAAATAATTATCGGTAAGCAGCGTAACGGTCCAACCGGCACAGTTAAACTGGCATTCATAAAAGATTATGCACGATTTGAAAATCTTGCACACGCAAGGCAGATTGAAGAATATTCTTCAACTCCTGTTAATGAAGATATTATTTAA
- a CDS encoding DUF2007 domain-containing protein, protein MKILKTYLYAHLAHLDIAKLADEEIETILKDENIVAIDPIYAHAVGGIKILVNDDDYAKALKVLDANEFNYLKNVFPDETISEQIICKNCGSINVFQKGSWIVGIFFLILAFIPFTTKKSNYICLNCSYKWKE, encoded by the coding sequence GTGAAAATATTAAAGACATATTTGTATGCTCACTTAGCCCATTTAGATATTGCAAAACTTGCCGATGAAGAGATAGAAACAATATTAAAAGATGAAAATATTGTTGCCATAGATCCTATCTACGCTCACGCTGTTGGCGGAATAAAAATATTAGTTAATGATGATGATTATGCGAAGGCTTTAAAAGTACTCGATGCAAATGAGTTCAATTATTTGAAAAATGTATTCCCTGATGAAACAATTAGCGAACAGATTATATGCAAAAATTGTGGAAGTATTAATGTATTCCAAAAAGGTTCGTGGATTGTTGGAATATTCTTCTTGATTCTGGCATTCATTCCATTTACTACAAAAAAATCAAATTATATCTGTTTGAATTGTTCCTACAAATGGAAAGAATAG
- a CDS encoding DUF1003 domain-containing protein translates to MKKTCQICRRDNSKIELLSSVIVRPAVAELIKSSFPNWDPEGFICREDLRKFRSEYLVKIMEDEKGELTTLEKDVIEKMTDYETISSDIEKEFESDFTFGERVSDKIATFGGSWKFIFIFASVLFVWIAINSYFLLSRPFDPFPFILLNLILSCIAAIQAPVIMMSQNRQEDRDRKRAEADYKINLKSELELRQLHQKVDHLLIQQWERMVEIQEVQLEVLEELRKNPK, encoded by the coding sequence ATGAAAAAAACTTGCCAGATTTGCAGACGGGATAATTCAAAAATTGAACTTCTTTCTTCGGTTATTGTAAGACCTGCTGTTGCAGAATTAATAAAATCATCTTTTCCTAATTGGGATCCCGAAGGATTTATTTGCAGAGAAGATTTGCGAAAATTTAGAAGTGAATATCTTGTTAAAATTATGGAAGATGAAAAAGGTGAGCTGACAACTTTAGAAAAAGATGTTATTGAAAAAATGACCGATTACGAAACCATTTCCAGCGATATCGAAAAAGAATTTGAGTCTGATTTTACTTTTGGTGAAAGAGTTTCTGATAAAATTGCAACATTTGGTGGAAGCTGGAAGTTTATTTTTATTTTCGCTTCTGTACTTTTTGTTTGGATCGCTATAAATAGTTACTTCCTCCTTTCCCGTCCATTTGATCCGTTTCCATTCATATTATTAAATCTAATTTTATCTTGTATCGCGGCAATTCAGGCGCCTGTAATAATGATGAGCCAGAACAGACAGGAAGATAGAGATCGTAAACGTGCGGAAGCTGATTATAAAATAAATCTAAAATCCGAATTGGAATTAAGGCAGCTTCACCAAAAAGTTGATCATTTACTCATCCAGCAATGGGAAAGAATGGTAGAAATACAGGAAGTACAATTAGAAGTTTTAGAAGAGTTGAGAAAAAATCCCAAATAG